One Streptomyces hundungensis DNA segment encodes these proteins:
- the asnB gene encoding asparagine synthase (glutamine-hydrolyzing): MCGIAGVARIDGGMLTPAADELLRDLACTLAHRGPDDQRLLREDQVGLAFTRLSLVDPEGGGQPLVSEDGSVVLIANGEVYNHRELAASLPPGARFKTRSDCEVLLHLYQRDGLNFLDRVNGMFAVVLWDRKQNKLLFCRDRFGIKPLFYHRDRERIVFASEIKALFTDPATPRRLDWSGALADYGMSSTPAFIHEPVNTWFEGIELAPAATVMEIDLKDGATREHRYWSLPGAAADSDASDEEYIERYRDLLAASVQDCAMADAELGLFLSGGIDSSAVAALAGQSGLRTFSVLTGATVLNGDAEWSHRAAHMLGVPNEQILFDGDRVPGIEEWKNLLWLTETPLCSPEQFYKYELHRHARLRHPEIKGMLLGAASDEFNGGYSLNYTGEGGNWSDFITNIGALARRKALDSRPQLASWWQMSDLPLLKDEAAHAGLGVDAPDPYDAFIAWKYRSLQQYNVWHEDRTAAGNSVEARVPFLDHRLVELVASIPAARRENLLWDKRILRRAMVGILPEELINRPKVPFFHGEGQRHTYRTFTRMLAQGGDALLEEAFSSERARQFIHQDGVRESLRRLERDPENGSVEHLLRLVNLGLLERMTADLPAPPSAAFSAATPEPVTFEYGDWDESEGQIRALTMPRPPVDPAAVYALRDDTLLACVPAQPGIWYLLVDGACEFVLSEDEEPGLTALLRSLDGETSLEKVLAGNGHTLAELKPLLEEVLDLGLVVEAAPKGADRV; this comes from the coding sequence ATGTGCGGAATCGCTGGTGTTGCCCGGATCGACGGTGGCATGTTGACACCTGCCGCCGACGAGCTGCTGCGCGACTTGGCGTGCACGCTCGCCCACCGCGGCCCGGACGACCAACGGCTGCTGCGTGAGGACCAGGTGGGCCTCGCCTTCACCCGGCTGTCCCTGGTGGACCCCGAGGGCGGCGGTCAACCGCTGGTCAGCGAGGACGGTTCCGTCGTCCTGATCGCCAACGGCGAGGTCTACAACCACCGCGAGCTGGCCGCGTCGCTGCCTCCGGGCGCCCGCTTCAAGACCCGGTCGGACTGCGAGGTGCTGCTGCACCTCTACCAGCGCGACGGCCTGAACTTCCTCGACCGCGTGAACGGCATGTTCGCCGTGGTCCTCTGGGACCGCAAGCAGAACAAACTCCTCTTCTGCCGGGACCGGTTCGGCATCAAGCCGCTCTTCTACCACCGCGACCGGGAGCGGATCGTCTTCGCCTCCGAGATCAAGGCGCTCTTCACCGACCCCGCCACCCCGAGGCGCCTGGACTGGAGCGGCGCGCTCGCCGACTACGGCATGAGCTCGACGCCCGCCTTCATCCACGAGCCGGTCAACACCTGGTTCGAGGGCATCGAACTGGCCCCGGCCGCCACGGTGATGGAGATCGACCTCAAGGACGGCGCCACCCGCGAGCACCGCTACTGGTCGCTGCCCGGCGCGGCCGCGGACTCCGACGCCTCGGACGAGGAGTACATCGAGCGCTACCGGGATCTCCTCGCCGCGTCCGTACAGGACTGCGCCATGGCCGACGCCGAACTCGGACTGTTCCTCAGCGGCGGAATCGACTCCTCCGCGGTGGCCGCGCTGGCCGGCCAGAGCGGCCTGCGGACCTTCAGCGTGCTCACGGGGGCGACCGTCCTCAACGGCGACGCCGAGTGGAGCCACCGCGCGGCCCACATGCTCGGCGTGCCGAACGAGCAGATCCTCTTCGACGGCGACCGGGTCCCGGGGATCGAGGAGTGGAAGAACCTGCTCTGGCTCACCGAGACGCCCCTGTGCAGCCCGGAGCAGTTCTACAAGTACGAACTGCACCGCCACGCGCGCCTGCGCCACCCCGAGATCAAGGGCATGCTGCTGGGCGCCGCCTCCGACGAGTTCAACGGAGGCTATTCCCTCAACTACACCGGCGAGGGCGGCAATTGGAGCGACTTCATCACCAACATCGGCGCCCTCGCCCGCCGCAAGGCCCTGGACAGCCGGCCGCAGCTGGCGAGTTGGTGGCAGATGTCCGACCTGCCGCTGCTGAAGGACGAGGCCGCACACGCCGGCCTGGGCGTCGACGCCCCGGATCCCTACGACGCGTTCATCGCCTGGAAGTACCGCAGCCTCCAGCAGTACAACGTCTGGCACGAGGACCGTACGGCCGCCGGCAACAGCGTCGAGGCCCGGGTGCCCTTCCTCGACCACCGTCTGGTCGAGCTGGTCGCGTCGATCCCCGCCGCCCGCCGCGAGAACCTCCTCTGGGACAAGCGGATCCTGCGCCGGGCGATGGTCGGCATCCTCCCCGAGGAGCTGATCAACCGCCCCAAGGTCCCCTTCTTCCACGGCGAGGGGCAGCGCCACACCTACCGCACCTTCACCCGCATGCTGGCGCAGGGCGGCGACGCGCTCCTCGAAGAGGCCTTCTCCTCCGAGCGGGCCCGCCAGTTCATCCACCAGGACGGCGTCCGCGAGAGCCTGCGGCGCCTGGAGCGCGACCCCGAGAACGGCAGCGTCGAACACCTGCTGCGGCTGGTCAACCTCGGCCTGCTGGAACGCATGACCGCGGACCTTCCCGCCCCTCCGTCAGCCGCGTTCAGCGCCGCCACCCCCGAACCCGTGACCTTCGAGTACGGCGACTGGGACGAGAGCGAGGGGCAGATCCGCGCCCTCACCATGCCGCGGCCCCCGGTGGACCCGGCCGCCGTGTACGCGCTGCGGGACGACACCCTGCTCGCCTGCGTGCCGGCCCAGCCCGGCATCTGGTACCTGCTGGTCGACGGGGCGTGCGAGTTCGTCCTCAGCGAGGACGAGGAGCCCGGCCTGACCGCGCTGCTGCGCTCGCTTGACGGCGAGACCTCGCTGGAGAAGGTACTGGCAGGCAACGGCCACACGCTCGCCGAACTGAAGCCGCTGCTCGAGGAGGTGCTCGACCTCGGACTCGTCGTCGAGGCCGCCCCGAAGGGAGCCGACCGTGTCTGA
- a CDS encoding MFS transporter, with protein MNLRKFQAFSGPLSDSRFRVLWFGQTLSYAGSAIFPVALTLALVQGVGSATDLGLVLASAAVGEALFLLVGGVWADRLPRQKVMIAADSIRCVAHVFIGLRIVSGQAGLAELMLASACVGAATGFFLPASSGLVPSTVTPELLQRANAVMAVSRRSAMMLGPAAATTIALTIGPGWAMVIDGATFAVNALMLSRLRVGHVAAPRESFLKELREGWGEIRERTWLWSNYAAHGCWNLSRTVYFTVGAATVISGLGGEVAWGIIAQGATVGALTGALVSLRVRTSRPLVVINICLSLGAIPLALIALGAPTALIAVGAGVMAFALGLMGTLWDTAVQQQIPTDRMSRVSAYEWLLSSALIPLGMALAGPLAGLVGAKAALYGAAALMAVSSLGVLAIPEVRRLGRAHGPVVAEEADPISAGA; from the coding sequence ATGAATCTGCGTAAGTTCCAGGCCTTCAGCGGGCCATTGAGCGACAGCAGGTTCCGCGTTCTCTGGTTCGGACAAACGCTTTCCTATGCCGGCAGTGCCATTTTCCCCGTCGCACTCACCCTCGCGTTGGTGCAGGGAGTCGGATCGGCCACCGACCTGGGCCTGGTCCTGGCCAGCGCCGCGGTCGGCGAAGCGCTCTTCCTCCTCGTGGGCGGGGTCTGGGCCGACCGGCTGCCCCGGCAGAAGGTGATGATCGCGGCGGACTCGATCCGCTGTGTCGCCCACGTCTTCATCGGGCTCCGCATCGTCAGCGGCCAGGCCGGTCTCGCCGAACTGATGCTCGCCTCCGCCTGCGTGGGCGCGGCCACGGGCTTCTTCCTGCCCGCCTCCAGCGGTCTTGTCCCGTCGACGGTCACCCCGGAGCTCCTGCAACGGGCCAACGCGGTCATGGCCGTCTCCCGGCGCTCGGCGATGATGCTGGGGCCCGCGGCGGCCACCACCATCGCCCTCACCATCGGCCCCGGTTGGGCCATGGTCATCGACGGCGCGACCTTCGCGGTCAACGCCCTGATGCTCAGCAGACTGCGCGTCGGGCACGTGGCGGCGCCGCGCGAGAGCTTCCTCAAGGAGCTCCGCGAGGGATGGGGCGAGATCCGTGAACGGACCTGGCTGTGGAGCAACTACGCTGCCCACGGCTGCTGGAACCTGTCGCGGACCGTCTACTTCACCGTCGGAGCGGCGACGGTCATCAGCGGCCTGGGCGGCGAGGTGGCCTGGGGCATCATCGCCCAGGGCGCGACGGTCGGGGCCCTCACCGGCGCGCTGGTCTCCCTACGAGTCCGCACGTCCCGGCCCCTCGTCGTGATCAACATCTGCCTCTCGCTCGGCGCCATACCGCTCGCCCTCATCGCGCTGGGGGCCCCGACCGCGCTCATCGCCGTGGGAGCGGGCGTCATGGCCTTCGCGCTCGGCCTGATGGGGACGCTGTGGGACACCGCGGTGCAGCAGCAGATCCCCACCGACCGGATGTCCCGCGTCTCCGCCTACGAATGGCTGCTGTCCAGCGCGCTCATCCCCCTCGGCATGGCGCTGGCCGGCCCCTTGGCCGGGCTCGTCGGAGCCAAGGCGGCGCTCTACGGCGCCGCCGCGCTGATGGCCGTATCCAGTCTGGGGGTGCTGGCCATCCCCGAGGTGAGGCGCCTGGGGCGGGCCCACGGACCGGTCGTCGCCGAAGAGGCCGATCCGATCAGCGCCGGCGCCTAG
- a CDS encoding diiron oxygenase, with protein MEKTTHRAPLRQTLTRLTDPESPVAAQYRSRFALWDARASVRVKPPRLLTPAEPGRLYFPPELMPVVAHPLVRSRPYEVTERVLTQRLHQYLYFTTELEQVAVMPVTMDISRGRSGLDLPAAMREDAFKITTDEAWHAQFSDDLSRQVQARTGFDACLPDRPAFIDRLDRIRAGMDHDLRGAADLAFSVVSETLISSILSDLPRDKRLPEAVRELVQDHAEDEGKHHAYFRSLLEFFWHALDAPARRRMGALVPELITAFLEPDYLAIALTLGDAGFSAEEAEEILTDSHPADATRAAIGRAAQATTRYFTEVGALDTPSTHEAFASAGLLTTN; from the coding sequence ATGGAGAAGACCACGCACCGCGCGCCCCTGCGCCAGACCCTCACCCGGCTGACCGACCCCGAATCGCCGGTGGCGGCCCAGTACCGCAGCAGGTTCGCCCTCTGGGACGCGCGCGCCAGCGTGCGCGTGAAGCCGCCGCGCCTGCTGACGCCCGCCGAGCCCGGCCGGCTCTACTTCCCGCCCGAGCTGATGCCGGTCGTCGCGCATCCGCTCGTACGGTCCCGGCCGTACGAGGTGACGGAGCGCGTACTCACCCAACGGCTGCACCAGTACCTGTACTTCACCACCGAGCTGGAACAAGTCGCCGTGATGCCGGTGACCATGGACATCAGCCGGGGCCGCAGCGGGCTCGACCTGCCGGCCGCCATGCGGGAGGACGCTTTCAAGATCACGACGGATGAGGCCTGGCATGCCCAGTTCTCCGACGACCTGTCCCGCCAGGTCCAGGCGCGGACCGGCTTCGACGCCTGCCTGCCGGACCGCCCGGCGTTCATCGACCGCCTCGACCGCATCCGGGCGGGGATGGACCACGATCTGCGCGGAGCGGCCGACCTCGCCTTCTCCGTCGTGAGCGAGACCCTGATCTCCTCCATCCTCTCCGACCTCCCCCGGGACAAGCGGCTGCCGGAAGCGGTCAGGGAGCTGGTCCAGGACCACGCCGAGGACGAGGGGAAACACCACGCCTACTTCCGCAGCCTCCTCGAATTCTTCTGGCACGCACTCGACGCACCGGCGCGCAGACGGATGGGCGCACTGGTCCCGGAGCTCATCACCGCGTTCCTGGAACCGGACTACCTGGCCATAGCCCTCACCCTTGGGGACGCCGGATTCAGCGCGGAGGAGGCCGAGGAGATCCTCACCGACTCTCATCCGGCCGACGCGACCCGGGCCGCCATCGGCCGGGCCGCCCAGGCGACCACGCGCTACTTCACGGAAGTCGGAGCACTGGACACCCCATCCACACACGAGGCCTTCGCCTCGGCGGGCCTCCTGACCACGAACTGA
- a CDS encoding PucR family transcriptional regulator, with amino-acid sequence MNHAIRRASELTLDETTVSALRAALKNTADEIVQAIIDEVPPYANALSGRMGGIIRRAVRTALGHHLDLASGNATGGDAGDAAYELGRGEVREGRSMDALLSAYRVGARVAWRCLATGAVPAGLPAAEVAKFAELTFAYIDELSAASAAGHADELAAQGRAQERHLEHLARDLLADASPDVLRASVQRAGWQPPVSLTAVLLPAAQARPAYRTLHPSTLVLDDLPDALGVLLVPDADRAHLLRQLNHRAAVVGPARPWTRASASYARAVRARSLSADIRDTEDHLPELVLSADADAFADLRARALAPLRTVPAATARRLEETLRAWLLHQGRRDEVAKALFVHPQTVRYRMSQLRELFPDLASPQCVLELTLALGLQVR; translated from the coding sequence ATGAACCATGCCATCAGGAGAGCCAGCGAACTGACCCTGGACGAGACGACGGTCAGCGCATTGCGGGCCGCGCTGAAGAACACCGCCGACGAGATCGTCCAGGCGATCATCGACGAGGTTCCTCCCTACGCCAACGCCCTTTCGGGCCGCATGGGCGGCATCATCCGCCGCGCCGTACGCACCGCCCTGGGGCACCATCTGGACCTCGCGAGCGGCAACGCCACAGGCGGCGATGCCGGTGACGCGGCCTACGAGCTGGGTCGCGGCGAGGTCCGCGAGGGCCGTTCGATGGACGCCCTGCTCAGCGCCTACCGCGTCGGAGCCCGCGTGGCCTGGCGATGCCTGGCCACGGGTGCCGTGCCCGCAGGGCTGCCCGCCGCCGAAGTCGCCAAGTTCGCCGAGCTGACCTTCGCCTACATCGACGAGCTCTCCGCCGCGAGCGCCGCTGGCCACGCCGACGAACTGGCCGCCCAGGGCCGGGCTCAGGAGCGTCACCTGGAACACCTGGCCCGCGACCTCCTCGCCGACGCGAGCCCGGACGTGCTGCGAGCCTCCGTGCAACGGGCCGGGTGGCAGCCTCCAGTGTCGCTGACCGCGGTGCTGCTGCCCGCCGCCCAGGCCCGGCCTGCCTACCGCACGCTCCACCCCAGCACTCTCGTCCTCGACGATCTGCCGGACGCCTTGGGCGTGCTGCTGGTCCCCGATGCCGACCGGGCCCATCTCCTGAGACAGCTGAACCACCGCGCCGCCGTGGTCGGCCCGGCCCGGCCATGGACTCGTGCGTCCGCCTCGTACGCACGAGCCGTACGCGCGCGCTCCCTTTCCGCCGACATCCGCGACACCGAGGACCACCTGCCCGAGCTGGTACTGAGCGCCGACGCGGACGCGTTCGCGGACCTGCGTGCCCGAGCCCTCGCACCCCTGCGGACCGTGCCCGCCGCGACCGCGCGGCGACTGGAGGAGACGTTGCGGGCGTGGCTGCTGCACCAGGGCAGGCGGGACGAAGTGGCAAAGGCATTGTTCGTCCATCCCCAGACCGTCCGGTACCGGATGTCACAGCTGCGAGAACTGTTTCCGGATCTCGCATCGCCGCAATGCGTCCTTGAGCTGACGCTCGCGCTGGGTCTCCAGGTCCGCTGA
- a CDS encoding ferredoxin reductase: MRSAALRGRAWKLLETVTTPLLPSDYLDLVSPLRAGAELRGRIEAVHPETGDAATLVIRPGRGWRGHTAGQYVRIGVDVEGVRLWRAYSLTSPTDRRDGRVTITVKAIPGGKVSNHLVRRAQPGTLIRLDQATGEFVLPKPKPAKVLYLTAGSGITPVMGMLRDTEFDDVVMVHSAPRPQDVIFRNDLHDLVAEKKLRLTELHTATDGMLDIARLDELVPDWAERETWACGPAGLLDAAEAHWTEQGVQERLHTERFRPSVVVSGDGGEVTFRTTGKIVDADGATPLLDVGEEAGVLMPSGCRMGICYGCVTPLKAGAVRDLRTGEITEAEPGVLIQTCVSAAAGPCDIER; this comes from the coding sequence ATGAGGAGTGCGGCCCTCCGCGGCAGGGCGTGGAAACTGCTGGAGACGGTCACGACGCCGCTGTTGCCGTCGGACTACCTCGACCTGGTCAGTCCGCTGCGTGCGGGCGCTGAACTGCGCGGGCGCATCGAGGCAGTGCACCCCGAGACGGGTGACGCCGCGACCCTCGTGATCAGACCGGGGCGGGGGTGGCGCGGCCACACGGCCGGTCAGTACGTGCGCATCGGGGTCGACGTCGAGGGCGTACGCCTGTGGCGTGCCTACTCGCTCACCTCACCGACGGACCGCCGGGACGGCCGCGTCACGATCACCGTGAAGGCGATCCCGGGCGGCAAGGTCAGCAACCACCTGGTCCGCAGGGCGCAACCGGGCACGCTGATCCGGCTCGACCAGGCGACCGGTGAATTCGTGCTGCCCAAGCCCAAACCCGCCAAGGTGCTCTATCTGACGGCCGGCAGCGGCATCACGCCGGTGATGGGCATGCTGCGCGACACCGAGTTCGACGACGTCGTCATGGTGCACTCCGCACCGCGGCCACAAGACGTGATCTTCCGCAACGATCTGCACGACCTGGTCGCGGAGAAGAAGCTGCGCCTCACCGAGCTGCACACCGCCACGGACGGCATGCTCGACATCGCCCGCCTCGACGAGCTCGTGCCCGACTGGGCCGAGCGGGAGACCTGGGCTTGCGGACCCGCGGGCCTGCTCGACGCCGCCGAGGCGCACTGGACCGAGCAGGGCGTCCAAGAGCGCCTGCACACCGAACGCTTCCGCCCCAGCGTCGTCGTCTCCGGGGACGGCGGCGAGGTCACGTTCCGCACCACCGGCAAGATCGTCGACGCGGACGGCGCCACGCCGTTGCTGGACGTGGGCGAGGAGGCCGGCGTGCTCATGCCGTCCGGGTGCCGCATGGGCATCTGCTACGGCTGCGTCACACCGCTCAAGGCGGGGGCCGTCCGCGACCTGCGCACCGGCGAGATCACCGAGGCAGAGCCGGGCGTCCTCATCCAGACCTGCGTGTCCGCCGCGGCGGGCCCCTGCGACATCGAACGGTAG
- a CDS encoding fatty acid desaturase family protein, translating into MTAIDPTAHLSGEQIEELGRELDAIRDGVIAARGEKDAAYIRKVISAQRGLELASRGVLLFSAFPPAWLIGTAGLSVAKILENMEIGHNVLHGQWDWMRDPKIHSTTWDWDHVSPAEQWKHSHNELHHTYTNVIGKDNDLGYGIMRVDEDQKWHPLHLGQPLWNFLNACFFEYGIAAYDLELGNNLDKHRRKDPEFRARAKAVGRKIRKQVLKDYVVHPLLSGPSFLSTLAATFTANLVRNLWSHSVIMCGHFPEGVQVFERRSIERETRGQWYLRQMMGSANISGSKAMHFMTGNLSHQIEHHLFPDLPSNRYAEIAVKVRALFEKYELDYVTGPLPKQVFSAWHKVFRLSLPNKKSKVKTAAPERKLVVT; encoded by the coding sequence TTGACCGCCATTGACCCCACCGCCCACCTGAGCGGGGAGCAGATCGAAGAGCTTGGCCGAGAGCTGGACGCGATCCGCGACGGGGTGATCGCCGCCCGCGGCGAAAAGGACGCCGCCTACATCCGAAAGGTCATCTCCGCCCAGCGGGGGCTCGAACTGGCCAGCAGGGGCGTGCTGCTGTTCTCGGCCTTCCCGCCCGCATGGCTGATCGGCACCGCCGGTCTGTCCGTGGCGAAGATCCTGGAGAACATGGAGATCGGCCACAACGTCCTGCACGGCCAGTGGGACTGGATGCGGGACCCGAAGATCCACTCCACTACCTGGGACTGGGATCACGTCTCGCCGGCCGAGCAGTGGAAGCACTCGCACAACGAGCTGCACCACACGTACACCAACGTGATCGGCAAGGACAACGACCTCGGTTACGGCATCATGCGCGTCGACGAGGACCAGAAGTGGCACCCGCTCCACCTCGGCCAGCCGCTGTGGAACTTCCTCAACGCCTGCTTCTTCGAGTACGGCATCGCCGCCTACGACCTGGAGCTCGGCAACAACCTGGACAAGCACCGCCGCAAGGACCCGGAGTTCCGTGCGCGGGCCAAAGCCGTCGGCCGTAAGATCCGCAAGCAGGTGCTCAAGGACTACGTTGTCCACCCCCTGCTGTCGGGCCCGTCGTTCCTCAGCACGCTCGCCGCCACGTTTACCGCGAACCTGGTCCGCAACCTCTGGTCACACTCGGTGATCATGTGCGGGCACTTCCCCGAGGGCGTGCAGGTCTTCGAACGCCGGTCGATCGAGCGCGAGACGCGCGGCCAGTGGTACCTGCGCCAGATGATGGGTTCGGCGAACATCAGCGGCAGCAAGGCCATGCACTTCATGACCGGCAACCTGTCACACCAGATCGAGCACCACCTGTTCCCGGACCTGCCGAGCAACCGGTACGCCGAGATCGCGGTGAAGGTACGCGCCTTGTTCGAGAAGTACGAGCTGGATTACGTCACGGGGCCCCTGCCCAAGCAGGTGTTCTCCGCGTGGCACAAGGTCTTCCGGCTCTCACTGCCGAACAAGAAGTCCAAGGTCAAGACGGCAGCCCCCGAGCGAAAACTCGTCGTCACATGA
- a CDS encoding TetR family transcriptional regulator C-terminal domain-containing protein, translating into MASRSAMSSAGRWHSWRGQAGRPDERDEYGDQSRGPSRGVVGRACVERGAGRRRCHQAAPFAKRGAEATAPDHPAHEFFSHWQEKGVRELADRLRSGAESGELKAGLDHENIARECAALDAGLRLQWLAGGRSFDLIAVMRSHLDRLMSAISADGEGL; encoded by the coding sequence GTGGCGTCGAGGTCCGCGATGTCGTCGGCGGGCAGGTGGCATTCCTGGCGTGGGCAAGCGGGGCGGCCAGATGAGCGCGATGAGTACGGCGACCAGTCGCGGGGTCCATCTCGCGGTGTCGTCGGACGAGCCTGCGTCGAGCGAGGGGCCGGCAGACGTCGGTGTCATCAAGCCGCTCCTTTCGCGAAGAGGGGCGCCGAGGCCACCGCACCGGACCACCCAGCGCACGAGTTCTTCTCCCACTGGCAGGAAAAGGGCGTACGCGAACTCGCGGACCGCCTGCGCTCCGGCGCCGAGTCCGGCGAACTCAAAGCGGGCCTGGACCACGAGAACATCGCCCGGGAGTGCGCGGCGCTCGACGCCGGACTACGACTCCAGTGGCTGGCCGGCGGGCGCTCGTTCGACCTGATCGCCGTGATGCGCTCGCACCTGGACCGCCTGATGAGCGCGATCTCGGCCGACGGCGAGGGGCTGTAG
- a CDS encoding DUF1427 family protein, which yields MAYVKVLLAGMVVGVLYVALRVKAPAPPPVALCGLLGMLLSQAALGAL from the coding sequence ATGGCATACGTGAAGGTGCTGCTGGCCGGGATGGTGGTTGGAGTCCTGTACGTGGCACTGCGAGTGAAAGCTCCCGCTCCCCCGCCCGTCGCGCTGTGCGGCCTGCTCGGCATGCTGCTGAGCCAGGCCGCCCTGGGGGCCCTGTGA
- a CDS encoding DUF1427 family protein, which translates to MTASRRARAVAFARRAGVSLLAGTVMGAVFWAMDVAAPAPPLLSLCGLAGILLGERVATALRTRWARRRRPADPVIPTPSEGARPERAPHATTR; encoded by the coding sequence GTGACCGCCTCACGCAGGGCCCGTGCGGTGGCGTTCGCGCGCCGGGCGGGGGTCTCCCTCCTCGCCGGAACCGTGATGGGCGCGGTCTTCTGGGCCATGGACGTCGCTGCACCCGCCCCGCCCCTGCTGAGCCTGTGCGGACTGGCGGGCATCCTCCTCGGCGAGCGGGTCGCCACGGCCCTCCGTACGCGGTGGGCACGGCGCCGCCGACCCGCCGACCCGGTGATCCCCACGCCCTCCGAGGGCGCCCGTCCCGAGAGAGCGCCACACGCGACTACCCGGTAG
- a CDS encoding PDR/VanB family oxidoreductase, translated as MTPLHPPVLSGENVHRIHWVLGTDRLLAVCHCGARREFEDPVELWDWLLGHPEDHRPGLTSPQRTEVELDLTLVGKEPLAEGVVRLSLAHPSGERLPAWSPGAHIDLVLGPDLVLGPDLVRQYSLCGDPGDTSLLHVAVLREPQSRGGSRYVHDTLAEGDTVRVRGPRNHFPLVDSPRYLFIAGGIGITPVLPMIAAAERRGADWRLVYGGRSRATMAFAGQLAEDHPHRVELCPQDETGLLDLDGLLGSPAPGTLVYCCGPEPLLDAVERRCASWPEGTLHIERFTPKARKDDAPSASFEVELSRSGITVTVPPDKTVLQTVEEAGVQVLSSCREGTCGTCETAVLDGVVDHRDSLLTPAEQARDDTMFICVSRAACPRLVLDL; from the coding sequence ATGACCCCGCTCCACCCACCCGTCCTCTCCGGCGAGAACGTCCACCGCATCCACTGGGTGCTCGGTACCGACCGGCTGCTGGCCGTCTGTCACTGTGGTGCGCGGCGGGAGTTCGAGGACCCGGTGGAGCTGTGGGACTGGTTGCTGGGCCACCCCGAGGACCACCGCCCCGGCCTCACAAGTCCGCAGCGCACCGAGGTCGAGCTCGACCTGACCCTGGTGGGCAAGGAGCCCCTCGCCGAGGGCGTCGTCCGGCTCAGCCTGGCCCACCCCTCCGGCGAGCGGCTGCCCGCGTGGAGCCCCGGCGCCCACATCGATCTGGTGCTGGGGCCCGATCTGGTGCTGGGGCCTGACCTGGTACGGCAGTACTCGCTCTGCGGCGACCCGGGGGACACCTCCCTCCTCCACGTGGCCGTGCTGCGCGAGCCGCAGAGCCGGGGCGGCTCCCGCTACGTACACGACACGCTGGCCGAGGGCGACACGGTCCGGGTGCGCGGCCCCCGCAACCACTTCCCGCTGGTCGACTCCCCCCGCTACCTCTTCATCGCCGGCGGCATCGGCATCACGCCGGTCCTGCCGATGATCGCCGCCGCCGAGCGGCGGGGCGCCGACTGGCGGCTGGTGTACGGCGGACGCAGCCGCGCGACCATGGCTTTCGCCGGGCAGCTCGCCGAGGATCACCCGCACCGGGTGGAACTGTGCCCCCAGGACGAGACCGGCCTCCTCGACCTGGACGGGCTGCTCGGCAGCCCCGCCCCCGGCACCCTCGTCTACTGCTGCGGTCCCGAACCCCTGCTCGACGCGGTGGAGCGGCGATGTGCCTCCTGGCCGGAGGGCACCCTGCACATCGAGCGGTTCACGCCGAAGGCGCGGAAGGACGACGCCCCTTCGGCCTCCTTCGAGGTGGAACTCTCCCGGAGCGGCATCACGGTGACCGTCCCGCCGGACAAGACCGTCCTCCAGACGGTCGAGGAGGCCGGTGTGCAGGTCCTGTCCTCATGCCGGGAGGGCACCTGTGGCACCTGCGAGACCGCCGTCCTCGACGGGGTGGTGGACCACCGCGACTCCCTCCTCACCCCCGCCGAACAGGCACGCGACGACACGATGTTCATCTGCGTCTCGCGCGCCGCCTGCCCGCGCCTCGTCCTGGATCTGTGA